The proteins below are encoded in one region of Helianthus annuus cultivar XRQ/B chromosome 2, HanXRQr2.0-SUNRISE, whole genome shotgun sequence:
- the LOC110896956 gene encoding uncharacterized protein LOC110896956, with product MAAYCKEVKLLSDQLNSVGCPVDNQRLVLQLLTGLSERYDGISTILQNRDPLPDFNEARSRLTMEEKKKSHQVAANATVSATALATSTQPSSDSAPPTHTNLARSSGSPNSGPTNSRNRSRGRGRNNPGRGNRVM from the exons ATGGCAGCCTACTGCAAGGAAGTCAAGCTTCTGTCTGACCAACTCAACAGTGTCGGGTGCCCTGTTGACAACCAACGTCTCGTTCTTCAACTGCTTACGGGTCTCAGCGAGCGGTATGATGGCATCTCCACCATTCTTCAAAACCGTGACCCACTACCAGATTTTAACGAAGCTCGCTCTCGTCTCACTATGGAAGAGAAGAAAAAATCTCACCAAGTTGCCGCCAATGCCACTGTGTCCGCCACTGCCTTGGCGACTTCCACTCAGCCATCATCTGACTCGGCTCCTCCGACCCACACCAACCTTGCTCGATCTTCAGGCAGCCCCAACTCAGGCCCTACCAATAGCCGCAACCGCAGCCGAGGCAGGGGTCGTAACAACCCGGGACGTGGAAACCGAG ttatgtaa